CCGTTGTAGAGGTTATTGACGCATCACCATGTTGATAAAAATCATAAAAAACAGAATGCTCAGGATCAGCCACCATTAATTGACTCTGTAATCCCAAATAACGAATATAACGACCAATTGTGGCAGAAGTCCCACCTGTACCTGGGCTCATTACAAACCAGCTAGGTTCAGGAAAACGCTCTTTTTGCATTTGTTCAATCATACTTTTTGCAATGTTGTTATTTCCGCGCCAATCAGTTGCACGCTCTGCATATGTAAATTGATCCATATAGTGGCCGCCAAGCTCTTGTGCTAAGCGCCGCGACTCTTGGTATATTTCATTGGTGCTATCGACTAAATGGCACTGTCCCCCATAAAACTCGATTTGTTTGATTTTTTCAGCTGCGGTTGTTTTTGCCATTACTGCAATGAACTTTAATCCTAACATCCGCGCAAAGTAAGCTTCTGAAACCGCTGTCGACCCAGATGAAGACTCAATAATCACAGTATCTTGATTGATCCAGCCATTACACAATGCGTATAAAAAAAGTGAGCGCGCTAAGCGATGTTTTAACGAGCCGGTCGGATGGGTGCTTTCATCCTTGAGGTAAATATCAATATTAGGGTAACACGCCAATGGCAATACAATTAAGTGTGTATCGGCTGAGCGCAC
The genomic region above belongs to Pseudoalteromonas ulvae UL12 and contains:
- a CDS encoding PLP-dependent cysteine synthase family protein, whose protein sequence is MNRDWINQAIAKIEADYVRSADTHLIVLPLACYPNIDIYLKDESTHPTGSLKHRLARSLFLYALCNGWINQDTVIIESSSGSTAVSEAYFARMLGLKFIAVMAKTTAAEKIKQIEFYGGQCHLVDSTNEIYQESRRLAQELGGHYMDQFTYAERATDWRGNNNIAKSMIEQMQKERFPEPSWFVMSPGTGGTSATIGRYIRYLGLQSQLMVADPEHSVFYDFYQHGDASITSTTASKIEGIGRPRVEPSFISGVIDEMHKVPDGHSIAAMQWLNHRLGRKVGPSTGTNLVAVLALAQRMQANGEEGSIVSLICDSGERYLNTYYDPAWLSLHIQSDEVYQAYLNNIR